Sequence from the Amaranthus tricolor cultivar Red isolate AtriRed21 chromosome 16, ASM2621246v1, whole genome shotgun sequence genome:
ttacacaccatgtGTAAAACAAAGGCCTAAATTATCTGTTACGCCATGAGGAGGTACAATAGTTAGACCCAGCAATTCCTTTGCCCATAATCCTATCCTGATTATCAAATAATAGTCAAACTTATGCCGATTTGGGATTCGCCCTtcgaatttgattttatttctttcataCCACATAGACCATATAACGCAGCCTAAGACAAGGCCCCACAGATTTCGTCATTTTCGGCTTTTCACCAGACCAAACCATTCAATACTGAAGTTTCTACATCGACTATGGAGAACCGCAGAAATGCCCCACCATTTCAATATTTTCATCCAGGACCTCCAGGCGAAACTGCATGTAAACGGGATATGAGAATTTGACTCTGTTTCTGTGTTACAGAATGGGCAAACGGCCAGTTGAGTGTTAATAATACCCTTTTCTGCAAGAAAATCACCAGTTTTGAGTTTTTCTAGATTAGCCAACCATACGGACAACTGTGCTCTTGGAAGGATGAATCTTTGCCATATGAGATTGATTAGAGGTTTGGATAGAATGGGCTCTTGCTCCTCGAACATTTTCGCCCCAATGCTCTTTGTAGGGTAATACAAACTACCCGAGTGTTTCCAGACCACCCTATCTTCCCTATCCCTGTCTGGTTTGATCCGTTCAATGTGGTTCTTGAGCCTTGAGATCTCGCCATTTTCCCATTCGTATAGGTTCCTACGCATATGAGATGCCAAACCCAAGATCCCTCTTGCCAGTCCCCCATTTGACTTATGAGGAGATTCTTCTGTAGCGATATTGTGTACAATCTAGGGAATGCCCTTTTTAGCATTCCGACTTCACACCACCTATCATGCCAAAAACGAACGGAGTTTCCATTTTCGACTTTCACAAGCATGCCTTCTTCTATGATTGATCTAATTCTGGACGTGTCGGCGTCGTTACTCAGAAGATGAGCCCATGTACCATCTTTAACCTTGTGAAAAGCGTCCGCCGATGCTTTTAACCCCTTATTTTCATGTACAGACTTCAAAATTCTTTTCCACAGAGCATTATCGGTTTCGGAGAGAAACGCCACCACCATTTAAAAAGAAGGATCAGATTTTTATGCATAATGTTACCAACCCCAAGGCCACCCAAATCTTTTGGGAGTTCGATATCGGACCATTTAATCGTAGGGCAACCCAACTTTTCACTAGTTACCCCACTCCAGAAgaattttctttgtaaactaaCTATTTCCAGAGCAACGACTTTTGGCATTTTGAACACTCATATAATAAATCGGTAGACTGTTAAGAACACTTTTTATGAGAGTTAACCTTCCGGCTCTAGATAAGAGTTTCGCTTTCCACAAAGCTAGTCTATTCTGTATTTTCTCCACCACTGGTTTCCAAGCCGAACGCCTATTCATATGATCTCCAAGCGGGAAACCCAGATATATAAATGGACACAGAGAGCATCCCATACTTCTAGCAGTATCTCTAGCCCAAGCCTGATCGCTCGCATTCCAAGATATGAAGCAGGATTTGCTATAATTGAGACTCAGACCAGACATCATAGAAAACACATCAAGGATTCTAAAGTAATTCGTAATGACCCTAGCATTTCTGGGAGCAAAAATAAGTGTGTCATCCGCGAATTGGAGGTGTTTTAGGCTTACCTTTTCTTTTCTAATATGAACCGCCTCAATCATATTCATGTCGTCAACCTTTCCCAGAAGGCACACCAGGGCTTCACTGACAAGGATAAAGAGGTATGGAGAGAGGGGGGTCGCCTTGTCTAAGACCCTTTTCCATCTTGAAAGGTTTCAGAGGGGTTCCATTTAGGAGGATAGACATCGATGCAGAGGTAACACAATTAATAATCCATCTTATCCATTTTCTACCCAAGCCGAGCTTTTCCATAACACGTTCCAAGAACGACCAATTGAGCCGAATCATAAGCCTTTTGGAAATCTAGTTTAATGAGAGTACCCGGGATCTTCTTTTTTTCAGCCATCTTAAACACTCATTCGCAATCAATACACCATCAAGGATCTGTCTGTTTAGCACAAAAGCGCTTTGGGATTCGTCAATGAGGACAGCAATAACCTCTTTGAGACGGGCTGAGAGGACTTTTGAGATAATTTTATAAAGGGCGCCCACCATATTAATTGGCCTGTAGTATTCGATAAATGTGGGATTATCAATTTTAGGGATCAAGGTAACCCAGGTGATGTTCAGGTGTCTCACAGAGCTTCCGTTAACAAAGAAGTCTACCACAAACTCGTAAATTTCCTCCTCTAAAACCTCCCACATTTCCCTGATAAACTTGAAATTATACCCATCGAAACCCGGggctttgtatatatatatatgtgtgtatatatatatatatatatatatatatatatatatatatatatatatatatatatatatatatatatatatatatatatatatatatatatatatatatatatatattatatatatatatatatatatatatatatatatatatatatatatatatatatatatatatatatatatatatatatatatatcatatatatatatatatatatatatatatatatatatatattatacatatatatatatatatatatttatatatatatatatatatatatatatatatatatatatatatatatatgtgtatatatatatatatatatatatatatatatatatatatatgtgtgtgtgtgtgtgtgtgtgtgtgtgtgtatatatatatatacacatatatatatatatatacacacacacatatatatatatatatatatatatatatatatatatatatatatatatatatatatatatatatatatatatatatatatatgtatatatatatatatatgtatatatatatatatatatatatatatatatatataatatatatatatatatacatatatatatatatatatatacatatatatatatatacatatatatatatatacatatatatatatatacatatatatatatatatatatatatatatatatatatatattatatatacatatatatatatatatatatatatatatatatatatatatatacatatatatatatatatatatatatatatatatatatatatatatatatatatatatatatatatatatgtatatatatatatatatatattatatatatatatatatatatatatatatatgtgtatatatatatatatatatatatatatatatatatatatatatatgtatatgtatatatatatatatatatatatgtatatatatatgtgtatatatatatatatatatatatatatatatatatatatatatatatatatatatatatatatatatatatatgtatatatatatatatatgtatatatatatatatatatgtatatatatatatatatatgtatatatatatatataatgtatatatatatatatatatatatatatatatatatatatatatatatatatatatatacatatatatatatacatatatatatacatatatatatatacatatatatatacatatatatatatatatatatatatatacatatattatatatatatatatatataatatatatatatatatatatatatatatatacatattatatatatatatacatatatatatatatacatatatatatatatatacatatatatatatatatatatatacatatatatatatatatatatatatatatatatatatatatatatatatatatatatatatgtatagataaactaattgaaataaattgatcagttatatctgataaaacaatcagtaattattttttgtaagtaaatgagcatacatcaattaaaaacccgactattaacttattttgatGTTGACCTGATTAatag
This genomic interval carries:
- the LOC130802539 gene encoding uncharacterized protein LOC130802539, with protein sequence MVVAFLSETDNALWKRILKSVHENKGLKASADAFHKVKDGTWAHLLSNDADTSRIRSIIEEGMLVKVENGNSVRFWHDRWCEVGMLKRAFPRLNLYEWENGEISRLKNHIERIKPDRDREDRVVWKHSGSLYYPTKSIGAKMFEEQEPILSKPLINLIWQRFILPRAQLSVWLANLEKLKTGDFLAEKGIINTQLAVCPFCNTETESNSHIPFTCSFAWRSWMKILKWWGISAVLHSRCRNFSIEWFGLVKSRK